The following nucleotide sequence is from Penicillium digitatum chromosome 5, complete sequence.
TTGCTCATTAGACCAATTAGCAATGAATTTAATGGGGATGGCCTTTGTTGACAATCACAGTGAAGTCCTAGAACATAAGTAACATGGTGTTAGGGTTTCTTTCAACTCTAACCCTAGTTTGATGCCATGCAACTGCCTACGGAATCGAGATTAGCAGCTTTGATGCAGTTTGATCTCTGGATCGCCGACTAATGCATATAAACTTGAATCATGTTGCATCGCATGAAAGCATTCCAATGCAGGATGCTTTAAGTCAATGGAATCTGTGAGTATACAGTTCTTTTCCGAATCTGTTTATTATACCATTGCAAATGCAAACTCGTAGTGAGAGGTTTTTAAATCTACAGAGGTGGAAGAGACATCCGTAATTATGTAGGAGAATTTACTAAAATCCCGTCAACCCCAAGTGAAAAACTAGAATCGCCTTTTTTGGCTCACGACGGACAGCAGGTGACAGTGGTCGCTGATTGTGAATCACTAAATCGGTCGAGGTGTTTGCACCTGGATAATAGACTGGACTTGAGGCGATGGTTGCTCAAACTTTTGCATACTTACTGTACCCGGAAGGGAAACACGCAGGATCGGCATGGTCGTTTGTGGCAGCATTTTGAAGTAGGAGATCATTTTGGACATTGTTTGCAGACTCTGGTTTGTATGTCCACGAGTTCCGGGGGCAGTAAAGATACTCTAGTATCTACTGTCACCCTTGCTACTAATTTTGGCATACTAGACGTCATTCTGAAGCTGTATCTGCTAGTTAGCTCTATATGGTAATGCAAACAGTAGGCTGCGTGGTGGGTGGGAAAACAGAATAAATATGCATTCCCTACATCGAAAGGGGACTTGTTTGACCGTCGGGTTTTCTGAAGTGTAAATTCCGAATTGATCTCAGCTTCTCTCGATTCAGGGTCGTAGCGCTGGTTCTATTACTTTCTTCTACAGCTAGTTTCTCACTCGGAACCCTCACACTGCCTTAACCCCCCAGCCAAAATTAGAATTTGTCTCTCGGTTCTACTCGGAATTTGGCTGCATTTCAAGTTtctggatatcaaaaaatcaCTATGGTAATTTTCCGGCCATTCAAAGTAAGCCGTGGAAAATGCTAAATATAAAATACCCAGGATCGGCACCGCAATTTCCACTAACCTACTAGCGTCTTCACGGTATGTTTTAAGCCCAATCTGATACAAAGATATTTACATCTTAGCCGGGGCGGAGATTTTTAAGATAAGCTGCATAAGTCAGGGATACCTCGCCAATATTGTCAGATGGAGTTAGAGGAGGGCGTACATAGCAAGGTGCGGATGTCTAGAGCATACATACACATGCATGGCAGCTTTCTACAATCtctaaaagaaaaaaaaagaatcacCACCTCGAGCGAATGTTATGCTTCCCAATTAGGTTTGACTAGTAGTTTGAAAATGTTTCAGCCTACAGCCCTTCTCTCATGGGTCATTTAACTGGGGTGAACAGTGGACGTTCTCCGCGTCTACAGTCAAATGATGAGTCGGGTTTTGACACGGAGCTCGATGTTGCTGATTTGGCTCTAGGTATATTAAGTACGACAGATAGAAAGAGAGTAAAGAAAATTGCGGAGATTGCATTGCATTACACAGAGTAAGTAGGGCCATAACAGTCGTAAGAGACATTAGAAGAGCAGCGACAACAGCGCAAACGAAGGTGGGTATCGTCATGGATCCAATCACATCCATCCATAACACAACATGCAGAAGTAAAGAATTTCCAGGACTGTAGACAAATGAGCCGTTGAGGAACAAATTCAAGGATTCACTTTCCGGAAAGAGCAAGGTAAATCACAAATCGAGGGAAGGGTCATATCTTCATGGATGAGATTGACCAATTAGATAAGAGGGGAAAGAAGACAAGGCAGATAGAGCACCAAGATCGCCTCTAGATGTCTTCGAAAACGCGGGCATTGAATGCATGCTGGAGTCCAGTATCACCCTGAGAGATAGTGCCGTACTTGCTGGGGCCTTCCCCAAAATTCTCAGCAGTATTGAGCTGCGTCTGCAGAGACGGACCGGGGGCATTCGGGGCCAGTCCAGGCAGGAAAATCACCTTGCTGTTGGCAGTCTTAGCCATAGCCTGCATCGCTTCGAGGTAGCGGATCTGCATAGCCGGAGCAGAGGACAGGATATCGGCAGCCTGACGCATCAACTTGGCGGATTCGACCTCGGCGCGCGCAGCAATGACTTTGCTTTCACCGATACGCTTGGACTGCGCCGCCATCGAGAGCGAGTCTTGCAGGTCGTTGCTGAAGATGATGTCCTTGATCAACATCGACTCGACCTTCACTCCCCACCCGGCTGCTACCTCCTCGATGATCTCCGAGGTCGACTGGGCGATCTCCTCGCGGCGCTCAATCACGTCTTGCAACACCCGCGCACCGATGACGTGGCGCAGTGTGGTCTGGGTGCGCTCGATCAAAGCTTGTCGCACATTCGAGATGCCGAAGGCGGTCTTGTGGGGAGAAACCACTTGGTAGTAGATGACGGAGGTCAGGTTGAGAGTGACATTGTCCTTGGTCATGCAGACCTGACGAGGTACCTCGACGATTTGAATCTTGACATCGACCGTGATGATGTGTTCGCTGAGCGGGTTGATCTTGACCAGACCAGGATCGACCGATCGCTCAAAGCTATAATCATCGGTGTCAGTGGATGATCTTCGACGGCCATGACCGCGAGAGGGATCACTAACCGTCCAAATCGTGAGATCAACCCGACTGCACCCTGATCGACAGGCTTGAAGGGGTTGGGGCAGCAGATGCAGCAGGGAATAGCTCCGAAAAATCCAATACATTCGCCCAGGCTGTGGACTAAACGAGACATAATTAGGATCAGAGTCGCAGCACGGGTACAGGTTGGCGCAACTCACTCAAACCGGCGTACCAGCCATGCGCATCGGGGTTATCATCAGCATGGTTGATTTGGTGCGCGTATTTGGGCTGCAGATCGCTCATGCGAAATGGCTGGACATCGACCAGAGGTTGATGTACTCTACGATCGGTGACGGGATCTTTGCTGGTACTTCCGCCGTTTTCAGACATATTTGCAGTATTATCCTGGTTTTGAGGAAGTTTCGAAGTTGTCTTGCCTTCAAGGTAGAGATTTGATCAGGAAGGGATAAAGAAGGGGGAATGAAAAGGTTTTAAATGTTCACAAGGTAAACAGAACTTCCCTGCACTTCTCCGCAGTGGGACCACCCGTGGACCTCTAGAGTTTAATGTCAACTCGATAGGATTCAATTTGATTGGACTGATGCTTCTAAGCCTCTCTCTTCCTAAGGCTGAGTCTCTGGTTGGGCGCTAGTCTGTGGAGATTGAGGGACCGAATCCCCGCTATGCTCGTCATGGCTGTTTGCAGCGTGAACTCCCCAGAACAAGTTGATATCCACCTAGGTATTGTATGGTATCAAGGCGGTCGTGGCTATAACTTCAAGTATGTGGAAACCATCAACATATTCTAGCCCGGTAACCTTCCATTCCCATTCCTCGAAGATCACGTCACATCGCGGACATTGCACATTCCGATCGGGAATGTCTGGGTATCGTCATAGATGGACTGTACTTTGTGCATGTGCATACCTGACATCTCGGGCTTCTAGATGTCTTCTAGAGTTCCAGGGCGCAGGGCAAAGACAGATGCCACAGTTGCCATCACATGAGTCAGGAGCCGGAAAGCCCCCGAGAGCGAATACGTAAACGACCTTGAAAGTCCAAGGAACCAATAGCGTATGAGACTTGGGCCCAGGGCCCAGGAGACAGTGCCAGGGAACTTCTCCCAAAACAGGGCGTTGCTCAAAGGCTTGACCTGGATGCGGGGACGGGAGGGAAACTGTTTTGGACCTCATGTACTGCAGGGGGGGGTGCCACAAAATCAAGAATCTTAGAGCACAAGTGTTTTGAAATACACATCAACTAGCATcattggtctagtggtagaattcgtcgttgccatcgacgAGGCCCGTGTTCGATTCACGGATGATGCATTCATTTTTTGGTTGTAGTCTTCCCGTTCGATGGAACATAAACAGCGATACCCGTTTCTATCACTTGTTCAATGTGAAAAGATTTTAAATTGGGAAGAATAATGCAAGTTTATATATGAGCTTACTCATCTTCTATTTTCATCCAAATACGAAATCGATCATCTCAAGGTACCAATCCAGCTACATATCACTGGAGTATCAAGTGGACACCACTTCGTAAAGAAATCAAGTGTATCATGGACTCTAACTATGATCACAATGAATGGTCATGATAAAGATAGTCCCCATCCAGAAACCGTAGGAagtatagaaaccatagaGAAATCCTTGACTCCCATATAGGACAATACATACACCAACACTTCACTCGCACGAGAGAAGATAAAACGTACAAGTGCAACACATATTATCAAATAGGAACCATTGGAAACCTCTAGACCCCAATAGCTATCGACTATGTACAACCCCCACAGTCGCATCCTGACGCCATCGACCTCCAACTGCACGTCTTTTTGCGCGTCTCACGGTGCCGCGGGGTTAGCAGATGTGAACAACAACAACCTATCCTCCAGAGCTCTATAAAATAGCAAACGATCAATTCTACACTCTCATCCCAAAACTAGACAAACACCATCACCATGTCTTCCGAAAAGAAACAACTCATTATTAATGCCTTCGCAATGCAATCGCCAAGTCACCTAAATCCGGGTCTATTCCGTCACCCTACAGACCAAGGCGCAGACTACAAAAATATCAAGCACTGGATCGCCCTAGCCAAGAAGCTTGAAGATGCCAAATTCCACGCCATCTTCTTCGCCGACGTCCTCGGAGGCTACGATGTATACAGAGGTCCCTCAAACCTCTCCCCAACAATCCCCGCCGCCGCCCAATTCCCAATCAACGACCCCCTCTACAGTGTCCCCGCCatggcagcagcaacagaATCAATCGGGTTCGGCGTAACTGCCTCAACAACATACGACTCCCCCTATGCTCTGGCAAGACGCTTCTCAACAGTCGACCATCTCAGCAACGGCCGCATCGGCTGGAACATTGTGACTTCCTATCTCGACTCCGCGGCTCGCAACTTCGGTCTCGACACCCAAGTCGAGCACAATGAGCGCTACCGCATTGCCGACGAGTACCTCGACGTCACCTACAAGCTATGGGAGGCGTCCTGGAGAGACGGTGCCGTATCCTGGAAGCAAGGCTCCGAGAGCAAGACACAGGCGTACGCGGATCCAAAAGCTGTTCGTGAAATCAACCACAAGGGGAAATATTTCCAGGTTCCTGGTCCTCATCTCTGTGAgccaagtccccagcgcacGCCGTTTATCCTGCAGGCTGGTACATCGACGGCGGGGAAGGCGTTCGCGGCGAAGCATGCCGAGGCTGTCTTCGTGCATGCGCAGAAACCTGAGCTCGTTCGTCCTTCTGTTGATAGTATCCGCCAGCAGGCTGCGGAGATCGGACGTAATCCGCAGCACATCAAGGTCATCGCGGGTGCGTTGGTGATCGTGGCTGAGACAGACGAGGAAGCGACTGCCAAATTTGAGGAGTTGAAGACGTACGGTGATCGGGAGGGCGCGCTTGCTCTCTTTGGTGGCTGGACTGGATACGATCTGTCGACTTACTCTGATGATCAGGACTTCCGTTTCGTGGAGCTGCCTGCTGTTCGTAGTATGGTGAATCACTGGGCTAGTACGGTTCCCGGCACCGAAGGCCAGAAGTGGGATAAGAAGACCATTGCGGAGTACTTGGTGCTCGGGGGTAATGGTGTCAAAATCATTGGCAGTGTGAAGACGGTGGCTGATGAGCTCGAGCGATGGGTGACGGTTGGCGATGTTGACGGATTCAATCTCAGCTACGCTAGTCTCCCTGATACCTTTGATGATGTTATTCGGTTGCTGCTGCCAGAGTTGCAGCGCCGTGGTCTGTTCTGGTCGGACTATGCTGTCAAGGGTGGAACTTTCCGCGAGAACATGTACGGAAAGCAGGGTCAGTCCAGACTCCCTGATACGCACCCTGGCGCGAAATACTTCTGGAAGGAGGGTCAGGAGGTGCCTCCGTATTTATTGGAGGAATCCAGCTAGTAGTCTCTTTGTGGTAGAACAATTTCGAAATTACCTGTTGCTATGAGCACGTTATAGAAGATTTATAGGGCTTCATCCTCCTTCTGATTcttggatttcttgaataTGTGACATTTTTGCCAAAACAGGGACCTGGCGATGGCTACGAATATGTCTGAAAGCATGAACAGAGTAAGAAGAGTATCGCTAAACGCCGATTCATCCCTATGCACATTTCCAGATAGAAAATACAACCTGAAATTGGAATCACCCAGTCTATCAAATCAAACATCCCACCATCCCTCCATGTGAGTCTTCAAATTAATCTCCTCCGGCAATCTCAAATGAGGCGTCAATTCCGCATCAGGAGTCAACTCCTTCGAAGTCCACCCATTACCAAAGTAAGCAAATCGATTCCCACTTGGATTGACATGGGTATACTCCCAGTCCTCCCAGCGCGGATCTCGGCGCACATAATTTGAATGTGATGCACTGCCGGGGAAGAGACCGTGAATACGAGACCCGGGGTTGCCACCATTATACCACGAGCTGCAGTTCGCCGACCACACAGTGCGCGGGTAGAATTGGTCGCAGTACTCGACGAAGTCATCGGTCGCTTGCTTGGACGGGACAATGGACTGAATACCCTGCGTGCGGATCTTGCGTAGTACCTTCGCAATATATGTCACCTGGTTCTCGATGTTGTTTGGCACTGTCCCGCTGTGTCCCGAGGCATATGGTCCGCCAAGCCAGAGGAGGTTCGGGAATCCGGGGGTTGCAAAGCCAAGGTATGAGTACGGGAATCCGAATTTACCATCTTGTTTCCAGGCTTGCTTTAGATCGACACCGTCGGCGATGATGGAAAATGGGGGTGCGTGGTCGACGTTGGCTCCTGTGGCGCAGATCGTGATGTCCACTTCTCGCTCCACGCCGTCTTCGGTTACAATACCTTTCTCGGTGAATCGCTTGATGCGCGTCTGGATGTAGTCCACATTTTCCTTGGATAGGGCCTCTAGATATCCTGGTCCTGGTGTTGGGCGGCGGCACGCCGGGGGGAAGTCTGGGATGATCTTTTCTGCCAATTCCGGCTTCCCTGCAACACGCTGCAACATCAGGGCGGTCCATTTCTCACGCAGTTCGTTATTTTCAGACGTGTCTTTGAAGATTGCCTCAAAGCGCTGGAAATATCCCTTTTCGACATCCCTTCGGTATTCCAGATACGCCTTGGGATCTTTCCATATCTCTAGCTGTGTCTCGGAGAAGAAATTGGGCTCCAGTCGACGGATACCAACGTTTCCGCTGCTGAATGAATCTGCGATCCAAGTCGGATTCCGAGCGTAATGGTCAACGTGGCTAGCGAATGGCTGAATAGATGGCAGGACCTGCAAGCCGGAAGCGCCGTTTCCGATGAGAGCAATTCGCTTGCCTTTCAAATCGATGCTTGGATTCCAGTTAGAGGAGTGAAACAGTTGTCCCTCGTAACTGTTTATTCCTTCATAGTCGGGTAGCTTCCAGGCATTGAAATGACCTATGGCGTTGATTACCACGTCGAGCTCTTCTTCATAGATCTGTTCCATTGAGGTGAGCACAGCACCAAGGTCAAATCAACCATTTCTTACCTTCGAGCCATCCACATGCTCCACAGTGACATTCCACTTCCCTTTCTTGGGCTGCCATTCGGCCTTCTGCACTTTTTGCCTCACACGGAGGTACTGGTACACATTGTGCTTCCGTGCAACACTCTGCCAGTATTCTTTGATTTCCTCTCCCTGGGCGAATTCTTCCGTCCATTGGGTATTAGGCGAGATGCTGGATTGATATACATGTGCAGGGATATCGCAGCGAACCCCGGGGTATGTGTTCTCGAACCTGTTCGACACGAATTAGCAACTCGCCAATAGAGACAAGAGCCGAATGGAGAATGTACCATGTGCCTCCCTAAAGAACGTGGTTAGCTTCAAAACAACCCATCAAGGGACCAAATTAACATACCACATCCGCATTCTTCTCATAGATTCGAAGATCAAGTCCTGGCAGTTTTTCAGGGAGCAACACGCCCGCGGTAATCCCTGCAAGACCCGCACCGATAATACCAACCTTGATGGGTCGCACCACATCAACCGGGTGCTCCTCTAGTTCAAATCGGACAGGCTCAATCTTCTTTGATAGTTTGTTGAGATTATTCACCGTTACAATGGTTGGTGCATCCACGTCCGAAGGACCCTTGATTGATTCTGAGGTAGGCCCGATCTTCGACAAAGGAAGAGCCACCTCGGGGGATTGTACAATAGTCATGGTGGCTTAGTAGTTTCTGATTTCTCGTGGCAAGTCTCTAAACAACCACAGTATAAGAATTCACCGCTGTCGAACCGAGTTGGATATCCCAGCATTCTTGTAGATGACTTGGACCACCCGCGCCCACACGTCATGTGAAACGTTTTGCACGTCACCTAATGCGAATTGCAATCCTATGCGTCAAATCTGATAGTTTACTTGATTTGAAGTGTTGGATTATTCGAACATGCGGCTACGTTGTGATATTCTGGGGACTGATTTGATGTCGCTAACATCATCGCCATCCGTGATGACGTGCCGAGGAGGTTATCGTGAACACCATTCTCTCCACTCGCCACGCCATTGTAGGGGGTTTCGGTTGGAGTCAATGGTGGGGCGTAGTCTGACATTGGGATATCGCCATTTGACCTTTCGGCCGATTAGAGCTCGTGGGGAAGATTCCCGCCTACCTTGGACATCCCAAGATATTCAAGATGGTCTCCCAAATTTTGGAGTAGATGTTCAAGTGAGTTTCTTTCGATTATTGGAGGTATGTGCCTGTCCAttggaaaagaaagaaattcAAGCAAGGGGAACGATCCACCAAGCCATTATTAACCTTCACCATCCTGTTCACTTTTGTTTTCTTGCTTACTCCTGTGGAATCATGGTTTTCAGGTCCATCATTCTCCCAATAGGGTCAATGAATTACCTCGCTAGGTACTATCTGTACAGGGCAAACATCAAGTAGGCCAGCCGAAGGAAAATTCGAATCGAGCGCaagaagagaaacaaaaTAACCCACCGAGAAGCAAAACAAATTTAGGCTATCTCAGCCTCAATGACCATCTCATACTGTTGAGGGTCAGGCCAAAAGTTGACAATTTTAAGACCAGCATCGGTCAACAGTTTTATCCAAGTGCCTTGAGTTCGTTCGGAAGCGGACAGGATGGACATCATCTCCACGTCCATTGTAGCCTGATTACTGCTCGCTCCTGTGGGTGGGAGAACAACATCATAGATTAAAAGCTTGGAGTAGCCCTTGACCATTGCATCTTTGGTGTTCACAAGCAATTTCTTAGCTTTATCATCTGGCCAATCGTGAAGAACTGCATGTATAAAGTATGCGCGACTACCTGTGGATTGGGTATCAGTAAACTTGCCTGAAAATCTGCACCGGAACTGATCTTACCTTTCACTGGCTGAGGTAAGAAGAAATCATGAACCATGGTTGAGATCTTGTCATCAACGTGCAATTTGGCAATCACCTTTGGGAGATCTTGCAGAACCAGTGATCCAGCAGGAAGATCTGGGTGTTTTTTAAGGACGTATTTAATATCAATTCCAGTATTTCCACCGATATCCACCACGAATGGAGAGCCACTCTCCAGCTTGGCACCTTCGAGCAGCTTTGTTGTATCGTAAACCTGAGTCCACGGTGTCTTCCGTGCTGTTAATGCCTCCATGTGGCCATAGAAAGCTTCAAAGTAAGCGGGGCTTTTCTGCAATCGTCCAAAGAAGTTAAGGCCGTCGGGGTCACTCTCGGAGTGGTTATTCGTATTGATATCCGTGGGTTCTTTATAAGATATCCTTGCTAGATAAGATGGCAAGTTGTGGCCCGCGGGAAGGTATTGATACGTCCTGAAACGTCCAAAATGTTAGTATGACACTAGACCAACAGCAGAATGATATTCTTACCCCGTTTGAAGCGAGGCGCGGACATTGGTGCTCTCGTCGCCGATAGCATTCGAGAACGGAGTGGGTTTGAATCTGTCTTCCGCTGTCTCCTCAACCACATTGAAAGCAGCGAGTAAGCGGAACAGTCGGCCTGTATAGTTTCATGAGGCTTTTGTTGGTTGAGTGTCCGAAGAGAGTAAAAAGAAAGCTTACGTAGCAAGTTTGAATCCACAGTGGGAGTGGTAAATGCGACGAGTTCGTCGATAGACTTCTCACCCCCAATAGCTGTCCAGGATCTCCAAAGGCCCAAATCGATGCATGTCTGTAGAGCGGCAAAGACGACAGGCTGCTCGAAGCAGAGGCCCAAGGCACGCTCAAGTGGTGTTTCCACTCTGGCAAGTAGACGACGTGCTGCAGCGCGTACCTTTTGACGTTCGACTTCGTTGCCGCCAAACAACCCAGATTCAACCGCGTCAAGGGAACATATTACTCTGTCAGCTTCCGACGCCAATTGATCTGATGCATGAGCTTGGACGTGCTCTGCTCCGTTACCGCTAGACCATTTAGACTTAGCTGCATCAAGAGCTGTATCGACTTCTGTTTGAGATGGCATGTTGCACTTCTAATTGTGGCCGGAGTTTTACAAATCGGAAAATCTGGCAGTAAGATCCCTAGGGAAATCAGAAACAGATCCCAATCAGACTGACGGTTCAGGCTACCTTATAAGCTCAACCCAAGCCTTTGGCAGTGCAACCACCGCTACGGCATGGGGCTTCGGTCAATTCTCACCGGAATTACCTAGTTAGGGTAGATCTGCAAAGCTAACTGTGTTTTTGGACTTGGACTTACCAGTCCCCTGCTACGACAGCCCGGGAGAGAACTACACTAATGTATGCACGCCACTGGTAACAAAGGTGGTATTCTTTCAAATTAATACAATTAATTGATTATAGAAGAAGGTCTAAACTACATAGTGACTGATAGTTGATGATTCCTGATGACTAGTATTGGTATTACTAGCCAAAAAAAGCACTGTGCATACACATTagcgtatgttgtagttctCGGGCTATCGTGGCAGGGTACACGCTCAATCAGTTTTGTGGCAGCCTAGATTCTTGTTTGAATTTATATCATATGCTCCATGGTATTGCTAGTGTGGTATCTCCCTTTCCTGTGTAATCTCTGTGCAATATCACAATACAAAATGCCTTTATGATCCCACTTGCTAGGTCGCTGGTCTTAACCGTTCTACACATTGCTTTTTAAcacattgcttttttttgttattTATACCAAAATAAGTGGTAATTAGTCATCACATTTTAGCATGGAGTTCACAGCTTCGTCTGTAATTAATTTTACTGTGTGAATTTGAAAAAGTACCACCTTTGTTACCAGTGGCGTGCATACATTAGTGTAGTTCTCTCCCGGGCTGTCGTATGTTGTACCGGAAGGGAATTTGTGGATTCGCTGACAGGTTGCCTTCTAGTGGTCTTGTTAGACTAATGTGATGTGACCCAAGTGCAGATTAAACACATGACTCAAATGACAAACCGGGCGTTAGACAGCTATTTCTTCAATTACGACTATACAAAATATTCATCTCAAGATACCCTTTATTTCGTGAACCCCCACTACACGTATTTTCAAACACAACTCAGCACGCAACACCCGACCTTCTTCACATCCGCCATGTCCTCCACTCCGCCAAAAATCGGACTGCCACCTTGAGCATGGACACGAGATACCAGCGCGAATTCTTCATCTCAACCGAGCCCAAGCTACTCTCGGCCCAAAGCGACCAATGCAGGATACGCCAGAGACTTTGTTTACTAGGTCAAAAAGTCTTTCTCGAAGAAGGTGCTATGGCAGATGCTTCACGGCGCCGTGAGTTTTGGCATGTACAGATGGACTCTACCATCCCATCTTCGCAGACCATAAAACAGATTGGACTTGCTCGGGTGATTATAGGGTTACTATTAAGTTATTTCTCTGTCAGATGCCTACGTTCTCCCCGAATACTAGAGCAGCAGTGGCAAATGGTTTGTGGGTTTTGTTGCGGAGACCTTTCCCATGAATTTGATACTGTGTCTACGTCGGATCATGTTGCTCACTAGTGATGTGCCGATGCAGGCTTTCTACACGAAGGTTTTTGGTGTGAAGGTTGTCAGGTGTGAAGAACGACAGTATGTGAGGAGGAATCTAGTGTTTATGGGTGCGAGACCGCATTCACAGCTGTCACTAGATTAAAACAGCTCCTCTCAAATTGGTGCTTGGCACTTGAAATTTGAGCAAGAAAGCCAGACTTGTAGCTCTGGAAGTTAAGATTCAACCCTTCACTCTCTACCAAGGAAGCTGTAAAGGAGTTGGCAGGTTCTTTCCAAGAACATCTCCTGCAGTGCCAATGTCTCTGTTATAGATGGATTAGCCTGGTTGTTGATTGTATGCCATCAAATTTCTTACCCCGGTCCTCCTGGCGCCCAGAATTCTCCAGTTTTGCCAAGGTCGAATCCTTCAATGAAAGTTGCAAGTGTTCTTGCTGCTTCATCTGGCGTCACAGCTATTTTCAAAAGAGATTGGGTCAGATCTAGCACATCCACGAGGCCTTTACTCAAGGTCTGTAAAAGTAGCGCAGTGGCCACTCACCTCCACCTGCATCCCAATACTTATCGAATCCAACGCTCTTTGTCATCTCCGTCCGCATGAATCCAGGGTGCACTAGACCAACTGCAATCCCCTTCGGCTTCAAGTCCAGACTTAACAGCTTCCCGACCATATTCAAAGCAGCCTTACTGGCATGGTGGCCAAAGTTACCCCCGCCTTCCTTCTCGTGACGCAATGTGATGCTGCCGCTCTCGCTGCTGAGGAGAATCACTTTACTCCCCTGGTCTAACAACCCGGCCTTAACAAGATTATGCACCACAAAGACAGGCCCAATCGCAGAGGTCGTATACATTTGAACCTGCTTCTCCCAGTCAGGAGAATCAAAAgtctcaaagccaaagtATCCGGCGCTGACAATGACTGttgagagctttgtagatgGAAGCTGCGAAACAAGCTTTTGGCCCACATCTGGTTGAGAGATATCAATTCCTGTCAGCCAGGTGACACCTGGGCTTGGCTCTGGGTTGGAGGATCGGGAAGTTGCAAACACATGGGTCGCTGtctttacggagtacaatgtcCGCAGAGAGGCACCCAGTCCTCGAGTGGCACCTAGGATGAGGATGTTGCTGGTCATTTTGCAAGTT
It contains:
- a CDS encoding Flavin-binding monooxygenase, putative gives rise to the protein MTIVQSPEVALPLSKIGPTSESIKGPSDVDAPTIVTVNNLNKLSKKIEPVRFELEEHPVDVVRPIKVGIIGAGLAGITAGVLLPEKLPGLDLRIYEKNADVGGTWFENTYPGVRCDIPAHVYQSSISPNTQWTEEFAQGEEIKEYWQSVARKHNVYQYLRVRQKVQKAEWQPKKGKWNVTVEHVDGSKIYEEELDVVINAIGHFNAWKLPDYEGINSYEGQLFHSSNWNPSIDLKGKRIALIGNGASGLQVLPSIQPFASHVDHYARNPTWIADSFSSGNVGIRRLEPNFFSETQLEIWKDPKAYLEYRRDVEKGYFQRFEAIFKDTSENNELREKWTALMLQRVAGKPELAEKIIPDFPPACRRPTPGPGYLEALSKENVDYIQTRIKRFTEKGIVTEDGVEREVDITICATGANVDHAPPFSIIADGVDLKQAWKQDGKFGFPYSYLGFATPGFPNLLWLGGPYASGHSGTVPNNIENQVTYIAKVLRKIRTQGIQSIVPSKQATDDFVEYCDQFYPRTVWSANCSSWYNGGNPGSRIHGLFPGSASHSNYVRRDPRWEDWEYTHVNPSGNRFAYFGNGWTSKELTPDAELTPHLRLPEEINLKTHMEGWWDV
- a CDS encoding Short-chain dehydrogenase/reductase SDR, which translates into the protein MTSNILILGATRGLGASLRTLYSVKTATHVFATSRSSNPEPSPGVTWLTGIDISQPDVGQKLVSQLPSTKLSTVIVQMYTTSAIGPVFVVHNLVKAGLLDQGSKVILLSSESGSITLRHEKEGGGNFGHHASKAALNMVGKLLSLDLKPKGIAVGLVHPGFMRTEMTKSVGFDKYWDAGGAVTPDEAARTLATFIEGFDLGKTGEFWAPGGPGDIGTAGDVLGKNLPTPLQLPW
- a CDS encoding Band 7 protein; translated protein: MSENGGSTSKDPVTDRRVHQPLVDVQPFRMSDLQPKYAHQINHADDNPDAHGWYAGLIHSLGECIGFFGAIPCCICCPNPFKPVDQGAVGLISRFGRFERSVDPGLVKINPLSEHIITVDVKIQIVEVPRQVCMTKDNVTLNLTSVIYYQVVSPHKTAFGISNVRQALIERTQTTLRHVIGARVLQDVIERREEIAQSTSEIIEEVAAGWGVKVESMLIKDIIFSNDLQDSLSMAAQSKRIGESKVIAARAEVESAKLMRQAADILSSAPAMQIRYLEAMQAMAKTANSKVIFLPGLAPNAPGPSLQTQLNTAENFGEGPSKYGTISQGDTGLQHAFNARVFEDI
- a CDS encoding Winged helix-turn-helix transcription repressor DNA-binding, translating into MPSQTEVDTALDAAKSKWSSGNGAEHVQAHASDQLASEADRVICSLDAVESGLFGGNEVERQKVRAAARRLLARVETPLERALGLCFEQPVVFAALQTCIDLGLWRSWTAIGGEKSIDELVAFTTPTVDSNLLRRLFRLLAAFNVVEETAEDRFKPTPFSNAIGDESTNVRASLQTGTYQYLPAGHNLPSYLARISYKEPTDINTNNHSESDPDGLNFFGRLQKSPAYFEAFYGHMEALTARKTPWTQVYDTTKLLEGAKLESGSPFVVDIGGNTGIDIKYVLKKHPDLPAGSLVLQDLPKVIAKLHVDDKISTMVHDFFLPQPVKGSRAYFIHAVLHDWPDDKAKKLLVNTKDAMVKGYSKLLIYDVVLPPTGASSNQATMDVEMMSILSASERTQGTWIKLLTDAGLKIVNFWPDPQQYEMVIEAEIA
- a CDS encoding Xenobiotic compound monooxygenase, DszA family encodes the protein MSSEKKQLIINAFAMQSPSHLNPGLFRHPTDQGADYKNIKHWIALAKKLEDAKFHAIFFADVLGGYDVYRGPSNLSPTIPAAAQFPINDPLYSVPAMAAATESIGFGVTASTTYDSPYALARRFSTVDHLSNGRIGWNIVTSYLDSAARNFGLDTQVEHNERYRIADEYLDVTYKLWEASWRDGAVSWKQGSESKTQAYADPKAVREINHKGKYFQVPGPHLCEPSPQRTPFILQAGTSTAGKAFAAKHAEAVFVHAQKPELVRPSVDSIRQQAAEIGRNPQHIKVIAGALVIVAETDEEATAKFEELKTYGDREGALALFGGWTGYDLSTYSDDQDFRFVELPAVRSMVNHWASTVPGTEGQKWDKKTIAEYLVLGGNGVKIIGSVKTVADELERWVTVGDVDGFNLSYASLPDTFDDVIRLLLPELQRRGLFWSDYAVKGGTFRENMYGKQGQSRLPDTHPGAKYFWKEGQEVPPYLLEESS